A genome region from Brassica oleracea var. oleracea cultivar TO1000 chromosome C2, BOL, whole genome shotgun sequence includes the following:
- the LOC106323177 gene encoding uncharacterized protein LOC106323177: MDSSSSSSSLSITREEFNAFHKFERDLFTRIVISLRRDISLSFEIMCFLIYLEKSVFMSKLIFNLVSLPDLFINTVIDEVVMCLRCLSYENFPTFVASLKNINSLSIPWIRRMTRQNFTLEGIHQKREDILLEMKKHLTSICYPAFEDICVRFEMQNKEKMHTSSHFLCGQQATTNHAAGTSNVEGQQLTAEDRTVFLTFSKGYPISEVEVYEYFTRRFGDIVEAIHMGGVGGKDLQVLYARMVLRSAAKIPEIVKDEACPTKFAINGKHVKARKFIPIHKSVNNLPYPSFGVSL; this comes from the exons ATGGATTCTTCATCTTCTTCATCCTCACTATCCATCACCAGAGAAGAGTTCAATGCTTTCCACAAGTTTGAAAGAGATCTTTTCACTCGTATTGTCATAAGTCTAAGACGAGACATTAGCCTGTCTTTTGAGATCATGTGCTTTCTCATATATCTCGAGAAAAGTGTTTTCATGAGCAAACTAATCTTTAATCTTGTTTCATTACCAGACCTTTTCATCAACACCGTCATTGACGAGGTCGTCATGTGTCTGCGCTGCTTATCCTACGAAAATTTCCCAACGTTCGTGGCCAGCTTGAAAAACATCAACTCCTTATCCATACCTTGGATCAGGCGTATGACCAGACAGAACTTTACTCTCGAAGGCATCCACCAAAAGCGCGAAGACATTCTCCTTGAGATGAAGAAGCATTTAACAAGTATATGCTACCCAGCTTTTGAGGATATATGCGTGCGCTTTGAGATGCAAAACAAGGAGAAGATGCATACCTCTAGCCACTTCTTGTGTGGTCAACAAGCAACAACTAATCATGCAGCAGGAACAAGCAACGTTGAGGGACAGCAACTAACGGCTGAGGACAGGACTGTCTTCCTCACATTCTCTAAAGGATACCCAATCTCTGAAGTAGAAGTGTATGAATATTTCACCAG GAGATTTGGAGATATTGTGGAAGCGATACACATGGGTGGAGTAGGAGGGAAGGACCTGCAAGTGCTGTATGCAAGGATGGTGTTACGTTCTGCCGCCAAGATTCCAGAGATTGTAAAGGATGAGGCGTGCCCGACCAAGTTCGCCATTAATGGAAAACATGTCAAGGCTCGGAAATTTATTCCCATTCACAAATCCGTTAATAATCTTCCTTACCCTTCCTTTGGAGTCTCTCTCTAG
- the LOC106326448 gene encoding uncharacterized protein LOC106326448 — MFMDSSSSSSSLSITREELNAFHSFDRALFTRIVISLKEDITQSFQVMTFLIYLDRSVRGSKLISDLVSLPDLSISTIVDEVQICRRCLSYTHFPTFLASMGSINAASIPWIRRMTSEKLTLAVIHLNRNEIILEMTDILNTICYPAFEDICVLFETHKERKFIQFLCGQQGTSNRVAAGASNVEGQHVRADDRTVFLKFSKGYPISEAEVHDYFTRRFGDIVEAIHMGGVKRMDQAMYACMVLRSAAKIPEIVSDGLDRTKFTINGKYFWARRFIPNHKIR; from the exons ATGTTCATGGATTCCTCATCTTCTTCATCCTCACTATCCATCACGAGAGAAGAGCTCAATGCTTTCCACAGTTTCGACAGAGCGCTTTTCACTCGTATTGTCATAAGTCTAAAAGAAGACATTACCCAGTCTTTTCAGGTCATGACCTTTCTCATCTATCTCGATAGGAGTGTTCGCGGGAGCAAACTAATCAGCGATCTTGTTTCTCTACCTGACCTTTCCATCAGCACCATCGTTGACGAAGTCCAGATATGTCGACGTTGCTTGTCCTACACACATTTCCCAACGTTCCTGGCCAGCATGGGGAGCATCAACGCCGCATCCATACCTTGGATCAGGCGTATGACCAGCGAGAAGTTGACTCTCGCAGTCATCCACCTGAATCGCAACGAAATTATCCTTGAGATGACAGATATTTTAAACACTATATGCTACCCAGCTTTTGAGGATATATGCGTGCTCTTTGAGACGCACAAGGAGAGGAAGTTTATTCAGTTCTTGTGTGGTCAACAAGGAACAAGTAATCGTGTAGCAGCAGGAGCAAGCAACGTTGAAGGTCAGCACGTAAGGGCAGATGACAGGACTGTCTTCCTCAAATTTTCTAAAGGATACCCAATCTCCGAAGCAGAAGTGCATGACTACTTCACCAG GAGATTTGGAGATATCGTAGAAGCAATACACATGGGTGGAGTGAAAAGGATGGACCAAGCGATGTATGCATGCATGGTGTTACGTTCTGCTGCCAAGATTCCAGAGATTGTAAGCGATGGGCTTGACAGGACCAAATTCACCATTAATGGAAAATATTTCTGGGCTCGAAGATTCATCCCCAATCACAAAATCCGTTAA
- the LOC106327439 gene encoding phospholipid:diacylglycerol acyltransferase 1 — protein sequence MPLFQRKRPPPSEDLPDDEDTQNKSKNRKKPSGKAKWSCVDSCCWFIGCVCLTWWFLLFLYNAMPASFPQYVTEAITGPLPDPPGVKLKKEGLKAKHPVVFIPGIVTGGLELWEGKQCADGLFRKRLWGGTFGEVYKRPLCWVEHMSLDNETGLDPAGIRIRAVSGLVAADYFAPGYFVWAVLIANLAHIGYEEKNMYMAAYDWRLSFQNTEVRDQTLSRMKSNIELMVSTNGGKKAVIVPHSMGVLYFLHFMKWVEAPAPMGGGGGPDWCAKHIKAVMNIGGPFLGVPKAVAGLFSAEAKDVAVARAIAPGFLDTDIFRLQTLQHVMRMTRTWDSTMSMIPKGGDTIWGGLDWSPEKGHICSGKKKSSNKTRGEAGENSVSKTKPVNYGRIISFGKDVAEAAPSEIENIDFRGAVKGQSIPNNTCRDVWTEYHDMGIGGIKAIAEYKVYTADAVIDLLHYVAPKMMARGAAHFSYGIADDLDDPKYEHHRHWSNPLETKLPNAPEMEIYSLYGVGIPTERSYIYKLNQSPDSCIPFHIFTSAHEEDEESCLKAGVYNVDGDETVPVLSAGFMCAKAWRGKTRFNPSGIKTYIREYNHSPPANLLEGRGTQSGAHVDIMGNFALIEDIMRVATGGNGSDLGHDQVHSGIFEWSERIDLKL from the exons ATGCCCCTTTTCCAGCGGAAAAGGCCGCCGCCGTCTGAGGACCTCCCGGACGACGAAGACACCCAGAACAAATCGAAAAACCGTAAGAAACCGAGCGGGAAGGCGAAGTGGTCGTGCGTGGATTCGTGCTGCTGGTTCATAGGGTGCGTGTGCCTCACGTGGTGGTTCCTCCTCTTCCTCTACAACGCCATGCCCGCGAGCTTTCCTCAGTACGTTACCGAGGCGATCACGGGCCCTTTGCCCGACCCGCCCGGCGTGAAGCTGAAGAAAGAAGGTCTCAAGGCGAAGCATCCCGTTGTGTTCATCCCCGGGATTGTTACGGGTGGACTTGAGCTTTGGGAAGGGAAACAGTGTGCTGATGGTTTGTTTAGGAAGCGCCTTTGGGGTGGAACTTTCGGTGAAGTCTACAAAAG GCCTCTATGTTGGGTGGAACACATGTCACTTGACAACGAAACTGGTTTAGATCCTGCTGGTATTAGAATCAGAGCTGTATCAGGACTCGTGGCTGCTGATTACTTTGCTCCTGGCTACTTCGTCTGGGCGGTGCTGATTGCTAACCTTGCACATATTGGATACGAGGAGAAGAACATGTACATGGCTGCATATGACTGGAGGCTTTCGTTTCAGAACACAGAG GTGCGTGACCAGACGCTTAGCCGTATGAAAAGCAATATAGAGCTGATGGTTTCCACCAACGGTGGGAAGAAAGCAGTTATAGTTCCTCATTCCATGGGGGTATTGTATTTCTTACATTTTATGAAATGGGTTGAGGCACCAGCTCCTATGGGTGGCGGTGGTGGGCCTGATTGGTGTGCAAAGCATATCAAAGCGGTGATGAACATTGGTGGACCGTTTCTTGGTGTTCCAAAAGCTGTCGCAGGGCTTTTCTCCGCTGAAGCAAAGGATGTTGCAGTTGCCAG AGCGATTGCGCCAGGGTTCTTAGACACTGATATATTCAGACTCCAGACGCTGCAACACGTGATGAGAATGACACGCACATGGGACTCAACGATGTCTATGATACCTAAGGGAGGTGACACAATATGGGGCGGTCTTGATTGGTCGCCGGAGAAAGGCCACATATGTTCCGGTAAAAAGAAAAGTAGCAACAAGACTCGCGGAGAAGCTGGTGAAAACTCAGTTTCCAAGACAAAGCCTGTTAACTACGGAAGAATCATATCGTTCGGGAAAGATGTGGCTGAGGCTGCGCCGTCTGAGATTGAAAACATTGATTTTCGA GGTGCGGTGAAAGGTCAGAGTATCCCAAACAACACATGCCGTGACGTGTGGACAGAGTATCATGATATGGGAATTGGAGGGATCAAAGCTATTGCTGAGTATAAGGTCTACACTGCTGACGCGGTTATAGATTTGCTACATTATGTTGCTCCTAAGATGATGGCGCGTGGCGCCGCTCATTTCTCCTATGGGATTGCTGATGATTTGGATGACCCTAAGTATGAACATCACAGACACTGGTCCAATCCATTGGAAACAAA GTTACCCAATGCCCCTGAAATGGAGATCTACTCACTGTATGGAGTTGGGATACCAACAGAACGATCATACATCTACAAGCTCAATCAGTCTCCAGACAGCTGCATCCCCTTTCATATCTTCACTTCTGCTCACGAGGAGGACGAAGAAAGCTGTCTGAAAGCAGGAGTTTACAACGTGGATGGAGATGAAACAGTACCGGTCCTAAGCGCAGGGTTCATGTGTGCTAAAGCCTGGCGCGGCAAGACAAGATTCAACCCTTCTGGAATCAAGACTTACATTAGAGAATACAACCACTCTCCACCAGCTAACCTGCTAGAAGGGCGAGGGACGCAGAGTGGGGCTCATGTTGATATCATGGGAAACTTTGCGTTGATCGAGGATATCATGAGGGTTGCCACGGGAGGTAACGGGTCCGACCTAGGACATGACCAGGTCCACTCTGGTATATTTGAATGGTCTGAGCGTATTGACTTGAAGCTGTGA
- the LOC106327193 gene encoding GTP-binding protein TypA/BipA homolog, translated as MELSLSTSSASPAVLRSQASPLLHKQQQVLGLTFASALKPGGALRFSPRRRPLHLPITCSVSPSTAEPSSEVKKKKTLVRRNDVRNIAIVAHVDHGKTTLVDSMLRQAKVFRDNQVMQERIMDSNDLERERGITILSKNTSITYKNTKVNIIDTPGHSDFGGEVERVLNMVDGVLLVVDSVEGPMPQTRFVLKKALEFGHAVVVVVNKIDRPSARPEFVVNSTFELFIELNATDEQCDFQAIYASGIKGKAGLAPDDLAEDLGPLFEAIIRCVPGPNIEKDGALQMLATNIEYDEHKGRIAIGRLHAGALRKGMDVRVCTSEDSCRFARVSELFVYEKFYRVPADTVEAGDICAVCGIDDIQIGETIADKVHGKPLPTIKVEEPTVKMSFSVNTSPFSGREGKYVTSRNLRDRLNRELERNLAMKVEDGETADTFIISGRGTLHITILIENMRREGYEFMVGPPKVINKRVNDKLLEPFEVATVEVPENHMGPVVELLGRRRGQMFDMQGVGSEGTVFLRYKIPTRGLLGLRNAILTASRGTAILNTVFDSYGPWAGDISTRDLGSLVAFEDGTSTSYALASSQERGQMFVGAGVDVYEGQIVGIHQRPGDLGLNICKKKAATNIRSNKDVTVVLDTPLTYSLDDCIEYIEEDELVEVTPLSIRMCKNPKMTKKGR; from the exons ATGGAGCTGAGCTTGAGCACCTCTTCCGCTTCTCCAGCGGTTTTGAGGAGTCAAGCTTCCCCTCTGCTCCACAAGCAACAACAAGTGCTCGGCTTAACCTTCGCTTCCGCCCTTAAACCAGGAGGAGCTCTCCGGTTTAGTCCCCGGAGGCGTCCGCTTCACCTTCCCATCACTTGCTCCGTCTCTCCATCAACCGCTGAACCATCCTCCG AGGTGAAGAAGAAGAAGACGTTGGTGAGGAGGAATGACGTGAGGAATATAGCAATTGTAGCTCATGTTGATCATGGCAAAACTACTTTGGTTGATTCTATGCTTAGGCAAGCTAAGGTATTCAGAGATAACCAAGTGATGCAAGAGAGGATCATGGACTCAAACGACCTCGAGCGTGAAAGAGGAATCACTATCCTCAGCAAAAACACATCCATCACTTACAAAAACACAAAAGTGAATATCATTGATACTCCTGGCCACTCTGACTTTGGTGGTGAAGTGGAGCGTGTCTTGAACATGGTTGACGGTGTGCTTCTTGTG GTGGACTCTGTTGAAGGACCAATGCCACAGACAAGGTTTGTTTTAAAGAAGGCTCTTGAGTTTGGACATGCAGTTGTGGTGGTCGTGAACAAGATCGACAGGCCTTCTGCTCGTCCTGAGTTTGTTGTCAACTCCACCTTTGAGCTCTTTATTGAACTAAATGCTACTGATGAACAG TGTGATTTTCAAGCTATATATGCTAGTGGGATCAAAGGAAAGGCGGGGCTTGCTCCTGATGACCTTGCAGAAGACCTGGGACCACTGTTCGAGGCTATCATTAGATGTGTGCCTGGGCCCAATATTGAAAAAGATGGTGCACTTCAGATGCTT GCCACAAATATTGAATATGATGAGCATAAAGGGCGTATTGCTATTGGGAGGCTACACGCAGGGGCACTGCGCAAAGGAATGGATGTCAGG GTGTGCACTTCTGAAGATTCATGTAGATTTGCAAGAGTGAGTGAGCTCTTTGTCTATGAGAAATTCTACAGAGTACCTGCTGATACAGTGGAAGCTGGAGATATTTGCGCTGTTTGTGGCATAGATGACATTCAG ATTGGGGAGACTATTGCTGATAAAGTACATGGGAAGCCTCTACCTACAATCAAAGTAGAAGAACCAACTGTGAAAATGTCCTTCTCTGTCAACACCTCTCCTTTCTCTGGTCGTGAG GGGAAGTATGTAACGAGCAGGAACTTAAGAGACCGTTTAAACCGTGAACTCGAAAGAAACCTAGCTATGAAAGTGGAAGACGGCGAGACAGCAGACACATTCATTATCAGTGGGCGAGGCACATTACACATTACCATCCTGATAGAAAACAT GAGAAGAGAGGGATATGAATTTATGGTTGGACCACCGAAAGTTATCAACAAAAGGGTCAACGATAAATTACTGGAGCCGTTTGAGGTAGCAACTGTCGAAGTTCCAGAGAATCACATGGGACCTGTCGTTGAACTTCTTGGGAGAAGGCGTGGACAGATGTTTGATATGCAAGGTGTTGG GTCGGAAGGAACAGTCTTTCTGCGGTACAAGATCCCAACACGTGGACTACTTGGACTGAGGAATGCAATCCTAACAGCTTCTCGTGGGACAGCTATCCTCAACACCGTGTTTGACAGTTATGGACCTTGGGCTGGAGATATCAGCACCCGCGATCTAGGCTCACTG GTTGCGTTTGAAGATGGGACATCAACGTCGTATGCTCTGGCGAGTTCGCAAGAGAGAGGGCAAATGTTTGTAGGTGCAGGTGTGGATGTGTACGAGGGTCAGATAGTTGGGATCCATCAGAGACCTGGGGACTTGGGGCTTAACATCTGCAAGAAGAAAGCAGCCACAAACATACGATCCAACAAAGATGTTACAG TGGTGCTTGACACTCCATTGACTTATAGTCTGGACGACTGCATTGAATACATTGAAGAGGATGAGCTGGTGGAAGTGACGCCTCTTAGTATTAGGATGTGCAAGAATCCTAAAATGACAAAGAAAGGGAGGTAG
- the LOC106327194 gene encoding uncharacterized protein LOC106327194 isoform X2 gives MQDLGRQDIEEVPCSGSSRMELKRSHQWLTEESGSELFSSKRQVVEIDGSCQGLLTPHLTWESSLVPRQLTDCLFDPANAQHSSDLLGRNISPIDGQYIESVASIGFPVVHGSSFDLDAVRKVRVNEVCEPGNIPESMVQFYGEGTSRSFRMGPSYDSTLSYGQTCSNIDNSFILPGPLADGNFSYGKGDENVFSTFQPFEKGVENFASMGQSLYTEGNEMAFMVSSQDRRDRNNDRVSHEDRCKTISFGDYQRESTTSSPVLVINSYENFSHVHMEGEENMSFEFRSPPYASPGADTLLVPKSKDSKTAKKGSTNTFPSNVKSLLSTGMLDGVTVKYYSWSREKNLKGVIRGTGYLCGCGDCNLNKVLNAYEFEQHANCKTKHPNNHIYFENGKTIYGVVQELKNTPQEKLFDAIQNVTGSVINHKNFNTWKASYQVASLELQRIHGKDAVTLAS, from the exons ATGCAAG ATCTTGGCAGACAGGATATTGAGGAGGTTCCATGTTCTGGTTCTTCTAGAATGGAGTTGAAGCGGAGTCATCAGTGGCTGACAGAAGAGTCTGGCTCTGAACTATTCAGTAGCAAGCGGCAGGTGGTGGAGATTGATGGTTCTTGCCAGGGTTTGTTAACTCCACACTTGACATGGGAGAGTTCTCTTGTGCCTAGACAGTTAACTGATTGCTTATTTGATCCTGCTAATGCGCAGCATTCATCAGATCTCCTTGGCAGAAATATTTCTCCTATAGATGGTCAATATATTGAGTCTGTTGCATCAATTGGTTTTCCAGTGGTTCATGGTAGCTCATTTGATCTTGACGCCGTTAGGAAGGTTAGAGTCAATGAAGTGTGTGAACCTGGAAACATACCCGAATCCATGGTTCAGTTTTATGGTGAAGGAACTTCAAGATCGTTTAGAATGGGTCCTTCATATGATAGCACGCTCTCCTATGGCCAAACCTGCAGTAATATTGACAACAGCTTCATCTTGCCAGGGCCATTGGCGGATGGAAACTTCAGTTATGGCAAAGGAGATGAAAATGTCTTCTCAACATTTCAACCATTTGAGAAAGGAGTAGAAAACTTTGCATCGATGGGTCAGTCTCTATACACGGAAGGCAATGAGATGGCATTTATGGTCTCAAGCCAAGACAGAAGAGACCGAAACAATGACCGAGTTAGTCACGAGGATAGATGCAAGACCATATCTTTCGGAGATTATCAGAGAGAATCCACAACGAGTTCGCCAGTTCTTGTTATTAACAGTTATGAGAACTTCAGCCATGTTCATATGGAAGGAGAGGAAAACATGTCTTTCGAATTTAGAAGTCCACCCTATGCTTCCCCTGGAGCTGATACCTTGCTCGTGCCCAAAAGTAAAGACTCAAAGACAGCTAAGAAGGGCTCCACAAACACATTTCCTTCAAATGTGAAGTCCTTGCTGTCAACAGGAATGCTTGATGGGGTTACTGTGAAGTACTACTCGTGGTCACGTGAG AAAAATCTCAAAGGAGTTATAAGGGGGACTGGGTACCTATGTGGTTGTGGCGACTGTAACCTTAATAAA GTTCTTAATGCGTATGAATTCGAGCAGCATGCTAATTGCAAGACAAAGCACCCAAACAACCACATATACTTTGAGAACGGAAAGACCATTTATGGCGTTGTTCAAGAGCTGAAGAACACACCTCAGGAGAAGTTGTTCGATGCTATTCAAAATGTAACAGGATCTGTTATCAACCATAAAAACTTCAACACCTGGAAAG CTTCATATCAAGTTGCCAGCCTTGAGCTTCAGCGGATCCATGGGAAGGATGCTGTCACTTTGGCTTCTTGA
- the LOC106327194 gene encoding uncharacterized protein LOC106327194 isoform X1 → MCVWASQRSLFLSLCLNCYHLCNVLFLYNATHNFGNVVIDIIFLFSLWLVVTEDGKKDLGRQDIEEVPCSGSSRMELKRSHQWLTEESGSELFSSKRQVVEIDGSCQGLLTPHLTWESSLVPRQLTDCLFDPANAQHSSDLLGRNISPIDGQYIESVASIGFPVVHGSSFDLDAVRKVRVNEVCEPGNIPESMVQFYGEGTSRSFRMGPSYDSTLSYGQTCSNIDNSFILPGPLADGNFSYGKGDENVFSTFQPFEKGVENFASMGQSLYTEGNEMAFMVSSQDRRDRNNDRVSHEDRCKTISFGDYQRESTTSSPVLVINSYENFSHVHMEGEENMSFEFRSPPYASPGADTLLVPKSKDSKTAKKGSTNTFPSNVKSLLSTGMLDGVTVKYYSWSREKNLKGVIRGTGYLCGCGDCNLNKVLNAYEFEQHANCKTKHPNNHIYFENGKTIYGVVQELKNTPQEKLFDAIQNVTGSVINHKNFNTWKASYQVASLELQRIHGKDAVTLAS, encoded by the exons ATGTGTGTGTGGGCATCTCAAAGGAGTTTGTTTTTATCATTATGCCTAAACTGTTACCATTTGTGTAATGTTCTGTTCTTGTACAATGCAACTCACAATTTTGGGAATGTGGTTATTGATATTATTTTTTTATTCTCTCTCTGGCTGGTTGTGACTGAGGATGGAAAAAAAGATCTTGGCAGACAGGATATTGAGGAGGTTCCATGTTCTGGTTCTTCTAGAATGGAGTTGAAGCGGAGTCATCAGTGGCTGACAGAAGAGTCTGGCTCTGAACTATTCAGTAGCAAGCGGCAGGTGGTGGAGATTGATGGTTCTTGCCAGGGTTTGTTAACTCCACACTTGACATGGGAGAGTTCTCTTGTGCCTAGACAGTTAACTGATTGCTTATTTGATCCTGCTAATGCGCAGCATTCATCAGATCTCCTTGGCAGAAATATTTCTCCTATAGATGGTCAATATATTGAGTCTGTTGCATCAATTGGTTTTCCAGTGGTTCATGGTAGCTCATTTGATCTTGACGCCGTTAGGAAGGTTAGAGTCAATGAAGTGTGTGAACCTGGAAACATACCCGAATCCATGGTTCAGTTTTATGGTGAAGGAACTTCAAGATCGTTTAGAATGGGTCCTTCATATGATAGCACGCTCTCCTATGGCCAAACCTGCAGTAATATTGACAACAGCTTCATCTTGCCAGGGCCATTGGCGGATGGAAACTTCAGTTATGGCAAAGGAGATGAAAATGTCTTCTCAACATTTCAACCATTTGAGAAAGGAGTAGAAAACTTTGCATCGATGGGTCAGTCTCTATACACGGAAGGCAATGAGATGGCATTTATGGTCTCAAGCCAAGACAGAAGAGACCGAAACAATGACCGAGTTAGTCACGAGGATAGATGCAAGACCATATCTTTCGGAGATTATCAGAGAGAATCCACAACGAGTTCGCCAGTTCTTGTTATTAACAGTTATGAGAACTTCAGCCATGTTCATATGGAAGGAGAGGAAAACATGTCTTTCGAATTTAGAAGTCCACCCTATGCTTCCCCTGGAGCTGATACCTTGCTCGTGCCCAAAAGTAAAGACTCAAAGACAGCTAAGAAGGGCTCCACAAACACATTTCCTTCAAATGTGAAGTCCTTGCTGTCAACAGGAATGCTTGATGGGGTTACTGTGAAGTACTACTCGTGGTCACGTGAG AAAAATCTCAAAGGAGTTATAAGGGGGACTGGGTACCTATGTGGTTGTGGCGACTGTAACCTTAATAAA GTTCTTAATGCGTATGAATTCGAGCAGCATGCTAATTGCAAGACAAAGCACCCAAACAACCACATATACTTTGAGAACGGAAAGACCATTTATGGCGTTGTTCAAGAGCTGAAGAACACACCTCAGGAGAAGTTGTTCGATGCTATTCAAAATGTAACAGGATCTGTTATCAACCATAAAAACTTCAACACCTGGAAAG CTTCATATCAAGTTGCCAGCCTTGAGCTTCAGCGGATCCATGGGAAGGATGCTGTCACTTTGGCTTCTTGA
- the LOC106327194 gene encoding uncharacterized protein LOC106327194 isoform X3 has translation MELKRSHQWLTEESGSELFSSKRQVVEIDGSCQGLLTPHLTWESSLVPRQLTDCLFDPANAQHSSDLLGRNISPIDGQYIESVASIGFPVVHGSSFDLDAVRKVRVNEVCEPGNIPESMVQFYGEGTSRSFRMGPSYDSTLSYGQTCSNIDNSFILPGPLADGNFSYGKGDENVFSTFQPFEKGVENFASMGQSLYTEGNEMAFMVSSQDRRDRNNDRVSHEDRCKTISFGDYQRESTTSSPVLVINSYENFSHVHMEGEENMSFEFRSPPYASPGADTLLVPKSKDSKTAKKGSTNTFPSNVKSLLSTGMLDGVTVKYYSWSREKNLKGVIRGTGYLCGCGDCNLNKVLNAYEFEQHANCKTKHPNNHIYFENGKTIYGVVQELKNTPQEKLFDAIQNVTGSVINHKNFNTWKASYQVASLELQRIHGKDAVTLAS, from the exons ATGGAGTTGAAGCGGAGTCATCAGTGGCTGACAGAAGAGTCTGGCTCTGAACTATTCAGTAGCAAGCGGCAGGTGGTGGAGATTGATGGTTCTTGCCAGGGTTTGTTAACTCCACACTTGACATGGGAGAGTTCTCTTGTGCCTAGACAGTTAACTGATTGCTTATTTGATCCTGCTAATGCGCAGCATTCATCAGATCTCCTTGGCAGAAATATTTCTCCTATAGATGGTCAATATATTGAGTCTGTTGCATCAATTGGTTTTCCAGTGGTTCATGGTAGCTCATTTGATCTTGACGCCGTTAGGAAGGTTAGAGTCAATGAAGTGTGTGAACCTGGAAACATACCCGAATCCATGGTTCAGTTTTATGGTGAAGGAACTTCAAGATCGTTTAGAATGGGTCCTTCATATGATAGCACGCTCTCCTATGGCCAAACCTGCAGTAATATTGACAACAGCTTCATCTTGCCAGGGCCATTGGCGGATGGAAACTTCAGTTATGGCAAAGGAGATGAAAATGTCTTCTCAACATTTCAACCATTTGAGAAAGGAGTAGAAAACTTTGCATCGATGGGTCAGTCTCTATACACGGAAGGCAATGAGATGGCATTTATGGTCTCAAGCCAAGACAGAAGAGACCGAAACAATGACCGAGTTAGTCACGAGGATAGATGCAAGACCATATCTTTCGGAGATTATCAGAGAGAATCCACAACGAGTTCGCCAGTTCTTGTTATTAACAGTTATGAGAACTTCAGCCATGTTCATATGGAAGGAGAGGAAAACATGTCTTTCGAATTTAGAAGTCCACCCTATGCTTCCCCTGGAGCTGATACCTTGCTCGTGCCCAAAAGTAAAGACTCAAAGACAGCTAAGAAGGGCTCCACAAACACATTTCCTTCAAATGTGAAGTCCTTGCTGTCAACAGGAATGCTTGATGGGGTTACTGTGAAGTACTACTCGTGGTCACGTGAG AAAAATCTCAAAGGAGTTATAAGGGGGACTGGGTACCTATGTGGTTGTGGCGACTGTAACCTTAATAAA GTTCTTAATGCGTATGAATTCGAGCAGCATGCTAATTGCAAGACAAAGCACCCAAACAACCACATATACTTTGAGAACGGAAAGACCATTTATGGCGTTGTTCAAGAGCTGAAGAACACACCTCAGGAGAAGTTGTTCGATGCTATTCAAAATGTAACAGGATCTGTTATCAACCATAAAAACTTCAACACCTGGAAAG CTTCATATCAAGTTGCCAGCCTTGAGCTTCAGCGGATCCATGGGAAGGATGCTGTCACTTTGGCTTCTTGA